Proteins from one Setaria italica strain Yugu1 chromosome V, Setaria_italica_v2.0, whole genome shotgun sequence genomic window:
- the LOC101769769 gene encoding probable E3 ubiquitin-protein ligase LUL1 isoform X2 produces the protein MGNFRSRGGAPPPPPPPPALQAHLHGVRPPYYHRYPGWPPGTAPVPPPLGVPASVERHRTVAVHAGVNIKGDSLRLEPDDDGRGLLLAFSFDADAPGSITVYFFAQEDEELILKATKENLLKPVTTAFDKGHDQEFKQPSGTGIDISQFEESELTKEIYGIGNTADENNHEDESGKECVICLSEPRDTTVLPCRHMCLCWECAQLLRLQSNKCPICRQPVGGLLEIKVDTESGGHQKELSS, from the exons ATGGGCAACTTCCGGAGCAGAGGcggcgctcctcctccaccgcctccgccgcctgctCTGCAGGCCCATCTGCACGGGGTGCGCCCTCCGTACTACCACCGGTACCCCGGTTGGCCCCCGGGCACCGCTCCGGTGCCTCCGCCTTTGGGGGTGCCCGCGTCGGTGGAGCGGCACAGGACCGTCGCGGTGCACGCAGGCGTCAACATCAAGGGGGACTCCCTGCGGCTGGAGCCCGATGATGACGGCCGTGGCCTCCTACTCGCCTTCTCTTTCGACGCCGACGCCCCCGGAAG CATAACTGTCTATTTCTTTGCGCAAGAAGACGAAGAGCTTATCTTGAAGGCTACTAAGGAAAACTTGCTCAAACCTGTGACAACAGCTTTCGACAAAGGTCATGATCAGGAGTTCAAGCAACCAAGTGGAACAGGAATCGACATCTCTCAGTTTGAAGAATCTGAGCTAACTAAG GAGATATATGGTATTGGCAACACAGCTGATGAGAACAATCATGAAGACGAATCTGGGAAAGAATGTGTTATTTGTCTTTCAGAACCAAGAGATACAACTGTTCTTCCGTGCAGGCATATG TGTCTCTGCTGGGAGTGTGCTCAACTTCTAAGACTCCAGAGCAACAAATGCCCCATATGCAGGCAACCTGTTGGGGGACTTCTGGAGATCAAGGTTGATACAGAATCTGGTGGTCATCAAAAGGAGCTCAGTAGTTAG
- the LOC101769769 gene encoding probable E3 ubiquitin-protein ligase LUL2 isoform X1, whose protein sequence is MGNFRSRGGAPPPPPPPPALQAHLHGVRPPYYHRYPGWPPGTAPVPPPLGVPASVERHRTVAVHAGVNIKGDSLRLEPDDDGRGLLLAFSFDADAPGSITVYFFAQEDEELILKATKENLLKPVTTAFDKGHDQEFKQPSGTGIDISQFEESELTKVGEGGIFPVAFKVDVAVSNNQELEGVHEDEASKCLVKFAILAKKDNAEYGVRIVQQMLWVNGTRYVLQEIYGIGNTADENNHEDESGKECVICLSEPRDTTVLPCRHMCLCWECAQLLRLQSNKCPICRQPVGGLLEIKVDTESGGHQKELSS, encoded by the exons ATGGGCAACTTCCGGAGCAGAGGcggcgctcctcctccaccgcctccgccgcctgctCTGCAGGCCCATCTGCACGGGGTGCGCCCTCCGTACTACCACCGGTACCCCGGTTGGCCCCCGGGCACCGCTCCGGTGCCTCCGCCTTTGGGGGTGCCCGCGTCGGTGGAGCGGCACAGGACCGTCGCGGTGCACGCAGGCGTCAACATCAAGGGGGACTCCCTGCGGCTGGAGCCCGATGATGACGGCCGTGGCCTCCTACTCGCCTTCTCTTTCGACGCCGACGCCCCCGGAAG CATAACTGTCTATTTCTTTGCGCAAGAAGACGAAGAGCTTATCTTGAAGGCTACTAAGGAAAACTTGCTCAAACCTGTGACAACAGCTTTCGACAAAGGTCATGATCAGGAGTTCAAGCAACCAAGTGGAACAGGAATCGACATCTCTCAGTTTGAAGAATCTGAGCTAACTAAGGTTGGTGAAGGTGGTATATTCCCAGTTGCATTCAAAGTGGATGTGGCTGTGTCAAACAACCAAGAATTAGAAGGGGTACATGAGGATGAGGCATCAAAGTGTCTGGTTAAATTTGCTATACTTGCAAAGAAAGACAATGCAGAATATGGTGTTCGTATTGTGCAGCAGATGTTGTGGGTAAATGGTACGCGATATGTCTTGCAGGAGATATATGGTATTGGCAACACAGCTGATGAGAACAATCATGAAGACGAATCTGGGAAAGAATGTGTTATTTGTCTTTCAGAACCAAGAGATACAACTGTTCTTCCGTGCAGGCATATG TGTCTCTGCTGGGAGTGTGCTCAACTTCTAAGACTCCAGAGCAACAAATGCCCCATATGCAGGCAACCTGTTGGGGGACTTCTGGAGATCAAGGTTGATACAGAATCTGGTGGTCATCAAAAGGAGCTCAGTAGTTAG